The Thermomicrobiales bacterium genome includes a window with the following:
- a CDS encoding GNAT family N-acetyltransferase, with protein sequence MALHDLTLETFHAAIRLKVAPDQERFVADNLYSIAESAVRPNTWPYVAFRDEEIVGFVLLSLEPERGRYWILRFMIDAAFQGQRLGTAMLQETIALLVARHHVSEIYLSFEPGNEVAEYLYERAGFRRTGEIEDDEIVMRLAIPQSIEERQI encoded by the coding sequence GTGGCGCTGCACGATCTGACGCTGGAGACCTTTCACGCGGCGATTCGATTGAAGGTTGCGCCTGATCAGGAGCGGTTTGTTGCCGACAACCTGTACTCGATTGCCGAATCCGCCGTTCGCCCGAACACCTGGCCATATGTCGCGTTCCGCGATGAAGAGATCGTCGGCTTCGTGCTACTCAGTCTGGAGCCGGAACGCGGGCGATACTGGATACTGCGCTTCATGATTGATGCCGCGTTTCAGGGGCAACGGCTCGGCACCGCTATGCTGCAGGAGACGATCGCGTTGCTTGTCGCGCGCCACCACGTGTCGGAGATCTACCTCAGCTTCGAGCCGGGCAACGAGGTGGCGGAGTATCTCTACGAACGAGCCGGGTTTCGGCGGACTGGCGAGATCGAGGACGACGAAATCGTCATGCGGCTAGCTATTCCGCAGAGCATTGAAGAGAGGCAGATCTGA